CATCGTCTTCCCCTGCCGTGGCGGGTGAAAAGCTAAAAACGGGTGTATATTCGCCcaagcagcaggcgctgtcGGATCCCTGCGGAGCAACTGGAAAGAACTATCAGCCTGACTGGAACAAACTGCAAGAGTTACTCACTTGCAAATACACACAGGACTTGGTGGATCGGCATGTCTCGACATTTAGTAAACTTTGCCGTGAGTACTTGCTGCACTACGGTGGACTACCTTGGACTGATTTAGTTCATCTCACGCCGCTTGTGCGCTCTCTGATTAAAAAATTCCACGCCGGAACGAAGGAGTACGCACCAGCATTGCACGATCTATGCAAGGTAGCAAGTCTCCCCTTTGTTTCTCGAGGTGCTTCAGAGCATCTTGTTCATGCTGACGCGGCTATTCGCTTCGTTCTCACTCTCAGTGATGCAGCTGTTCCCCGTGTCTGGTCTTCACATGTTGTAGCGGCTACCGGTGGAGCCGAAGATGCTGCCCGGGTACCCGGCAGAGATGACGGGCAGGTGTACCACGAGGCACTGCCTCCCTCCCAACCATCTGGGGTCGAGGCCAAAACGCTTTCGTCTGAAGACGTTACCTGCAAATCACGGTCCTCAGCATACCCCCTGTACTccacttcttcctctctttcgaATCTGCCTCTATTTCTTATCCCTCCTGAAACACCACTGCAGTGCCACATGGCAGAAGACACGTCTAGCACTCAAACTGGGAGAACTACGGGAACGGGTTTCCCCAATGTggacagaagagaggaggctCTCGAGCGTATCGTACCCCCCTTCAGTGGGTCTGGTGGCGTACATTTGCTGTCCGTGTGGGAAAAGCGGAGTAGTGATATGCCCGACAAGGTGCCAGCAAATGATGCGTCAGTGCTAGGGGGAGACCAGCGAAACCTTTCTCTGCATTCGGCTTGCGAGACTACTGCGGACGACAGACATTTGCTGAGGGCACCAGCGCTGCCTGCGAGTCCGGATGTAGAGGCGGAAACCGCCACAGCCCAGGGAAGTCCAGTTGCCTCCTCGAAGAGAGAGGTCATTCGTTCCCCTCTACTTCACCGTGGCAACGATGAGTGGCCCACACTCGCCGATTCTGTCAGCATCGCCTTCTTCGATTTCCTCACGGCTTTCGCTAAACAGTGGCAGCCTGCAGGTGGTCTGAACTCTGCAAGCGGCGATATAGCAGGACTGTAAGCGAAACTTGCTGGGATGAAAATTCCTCCTTGAAAACTACAAGCAACTGCAGGTCTCAAGACCGTACTGCTGACATGGTTAGGCCGAGAGGGATCACTACGCTGGTGCAGGCTGTGCTGTTTTGCCAGCTCTACGTTGCGTCGGCCTAGGAACAGCATTTTCCCAACACTCTTAGCAGCATCGCTTTTGAACACTGAAAGCAGCTTCATGTCTCAATCATGAACAGTCGCTTACGCACGAGAACTTGCGCGCACCAAGGGTGGCAAAGACAACATTCCAAACCACATGTGCCTTCAACGGGGAGAATCTCTCTGATATCGCAGAATGCTTATGCTGAGAGTCGACCGTCTTGCCGGAAGTATTTAGCACACGACGGACAGTGATGGCGCTGTAATTCAATAACCCTTCCGAGCGGGTTAACACAAGCCTCTGTTGTACCGAGAAGTTTCCCACCACCGTTCCGGTCGGTCGGAGTAGCTTCTGCCGGGTTCAGAGCTGCATGTGTCGCGTGCCTGTCAGGTCTTCCCAGCCTGCTGCGGGAGTGAAACCGTTCTTGCCGTTCGCGCTTCCCGAATTCCTCCCGGTTGTAAACCTCTTGAAGAACGTCTTTTTGGACCCGCGAACGTCCCGGACTGTCCGGTCTTCAATTGTGCAGGCGATGGCTCCACTGTCTGCGTGGCCGCTGGTCGCCAGTCACTTGTGCGAGTGCCGCGTCCTCACGTCCCTCCTAGGCGACGTACGGCTGGATGCTTCTAAGTATGCACTCCGGTGTGCAGCCCCAGGTGTCTCCGACGAGGATCGCATCGCGGTGATGGATGTACTCGTCAACCTGGCTGACAGCGGTGCTGGCGACGAAACTCTCGTATTCCCCGAAACGACGAccacagaagacgcgcgagctcTTGTAGAAAGTGCCGCAGTCTCGGCTAAGCAAGTTTTCGAATCACGAGCCTGTCCCCACCTCGAACAGACTACGAACAATCTACTCTGTGTGATCATGCTGCTGTCTACCCACAAACGCCTCCTGCCTcttttcgcctcttctggGCTGCTGCAACGAGTGGTCGAAGAATGCTGCGACCCCGTGAATGACACAACaaaggagacacgcgccAAGCGCAGCTCATCCGCTTTTGAACAGAAACCGCCTGCACAGTCcacgagcgcgagagaatACGCGCCGCCTTCATTGGCAGCAGACCAAGTTGAATCTCCTATTGTTCCTTCATGTCGAGGCCGCTCCGCGCACCAGGCATTCAAATCAGGAGTCCAGCAGAGCACAGCAGACTCCCCACCCTGCAAAGGAAGAATCCATTGCCCATCAGATTGCCTCGGCCAGTCGTCGAAGGTGAATCGTGGAGGTGCGGGCGACGGTGCTAATTTACGCCTTGACTCTGCATTGTTGCAAAGGAGCCAGTCACGCTGTCGCGCCCTGTCCACACCGTCATTCCCGTCCGAACGAATGGGAGATGTTGACACCACGGAGAGGCCGGTGAAGAATTGTGGAAGCCACGTCTTGCGGGAGAACCGTTCCCACTCCCTGTACCATGGAGCGCCAGGCCCGGGACTGCAAGAGGGAAACGATCGAAGCGGCGAGAACCCTGCACCGTGCAGAGATATTCTTTGCTGGCAGACTGGCGAAGAATGGGAGCTTACGTCATGTACGCAGCAGTCACGAGGCCACCTGTGTCgcgaaagcgacgacgacgtggAAAGACTTAAGCTCGGCTGGATTACGCTCGCAAACTGCCTCTCCGACCGAGACTGTCAAGAGGAAGTTCGAAAGTCACCTTTCCTCCGTACCGTTCTACATGTGTTGGAGGCCGAAGTAATACCCAGGCGGGTGAAGCAACATCAGTTGAGCCCACGACATCTCAGTGGTAAGGATGGTAAGGACGTCTTACTAATgacatacacatgcatatataaaGACCCGCAGAGTCGATGCCCGCATTTCGGTCTTACTCGGCACATATACAAGCACGCATGGCCAGAGTACAGGGTAGTGATGAACGCGAACCcgatatatataaatatataaacATTATATGACCGTCACAGGCGACATGCAGGTGAGCCATGGGTCTCCTTTCTCACTCGCACAGCTGTCTGACCTGTTTTCCTCTTTCATTCAGTGGTGCTGGTCCGCGCCACCAATCCGTGAGAAAGTACTCTTGATCAAATGGATTCAAGGTGCGAGTCCACCCTTCCTGTGGAAACTACGGATAGATGAAGATGCACCGCGTGGCACTCAAAGATGCACACGGAGGATTGGTGCTGGCGGTGGCACTCCTGCAGCTACCTGCCTGAATTGTGGggccgaggaggcagaaCCAGCAAAATACTTTGGTTTTGCCAGCAGACAATGTGCCACACCGACCTTCAGAGAGGGAAGCTGAGGCACACAGAGAACACTTGCTTTGGCTGCCGTCCTTGTTCCgcgttctctttctcttcttcattCTCAGAAACACAGCATCGGATGCTTGTTGTCCATGCCGTTGaatgcctccgcgcggcgctaATGCACATGACAGCTGATTTTGTCAACTGTGgaggcctctctcttctgctccAGCTCACTAGCTGGAGGTGCTTCCCTAAGCTTACGAAGGATCTCCTTAATCTAATGCTATTCGTCTGCGTGACGAGCCCCGATGCTGCGAGGGCCTGCACCACCCTGTTACGACCGGCCGGAAGCCACGATATTCACAGTGGTGCTGTCGGCACCCTCGTCGACTGGCTTCGATATTGCTCCTCAAAGAAGGAAGCCTCGCATCTCTTTGAAGAGTTTGGAACGGAAGAAAGGTACAGCCTGAGTAGTCAGCACTCAGCTGTGCTTCTCATCGCAACCTTGGGAGCGAACAGCAGTGAAGCTCGTGCCCAGCTTCGCCACTCGGCTGGCCTTTGCCTGCTTGTTGACGAGTTCCACGCCATTTTTTCACTGCTTGGCTGCATCCAAGACTCCGTATCCCTGACCTACTTGCTCTGCCTCGTCCAGTGCATTTGGCTTGCGGTTGTTGGGGATGCTGACAACGAGGAGATCTTCCTTCAAAACAGTGGACTGGACATCATGTTAGAATTTCTCCAAACCGTACCACGGACTCTTCAGAGGCATGTAAGGATCCTGAGAATAAACCCCTTGTTGCCAGGAAACCGTTGCCGACTCTGAGTTTGACACAGACCGAACGCGGGAGAGGCTGTCTTCCCCCTGCGGCCCTCGTAGATCCAAACCATATACAAACCGCCATCCGCTTCAATGCAGAACCATCTTCCCATCTCGTTTCTCCGACTGCTGTCTGCAACTGAACTTGGAGCAGCGGCTCAAAAATCTACGGTCCCTTAGGGACCGACGCTAGCGACAGTTTCCAGTTTTTGCAATAATAGCATAGCAGGTATAACGAGGCGTCGGCTACAGGTGACTGTGCCAGATGAGGCATGCCTGGTCACAGGACCTCTGCCGGTAATTTTTCTGGCAAGCAGAGGAGGGATGACTACGTGCTTTATCATTCAAAGCACACGGACATTTCATTGCTCGTATCAAGTGGTTCCTGCCTCCCAAGGCATCGAGTGCGTCTTTCTCCATGTCTTGACGGTGTCTGCAGTTGCTCGGCTGCCTTACAGAGCTGCTTCAGAATTCCCACGCAGTTCACACTTGCCGGAAGTGGAGATCGAAGGCAACAGGCAAAACTGTTATGCAGATCCTTCTTCATATGTGGTTGCAAGAACAGCAACGGTTCTGTAGTATTACGGAAGGAGAAGCCGTTCAGGATATCAGGAGGCTGCTGAATCCTGGGATTCTGGCTCCAAACAGTCCGCTGGAAGGTGGTACTTTCGATTGTTCCCTTTCGGATGCCGAACCTTTCGACAGGGCACAAAGGAGGCTGGCGAAACAAGCCGGCTCACACCACATCTCCACGTGGTGTTCTTCCGCTCAAGGGCATTGCCAAGGTGCCTCCTTAGCCGCTCCGAAAAAAGAgcgctccgcgtcttctggaTGCTTCAGACACTCTCTGCGTGGCTTCGGCGGGATCGCGGCGCCACACCGTAGGCGCGTTCGCCAGCCTCTGGAGCTCCTGCATGAGAAACTCGATGAACAAGAGCCAAGGGTAGGTGCCCTGGGATACGTGAGGTTTCTCTTTGGCTATCTTTGGTCCTTCGGCGGAACAAGTAACGCTCGAATTCCAGGGGCACGTCGGGGACACAAAACAATAGTAGCGGAGTGGTGCAGGTATTCCTCAGCATCCGCGAGCAAATACTACCAATCTCATGTGGACAAGCGAATACGCAGACAGGCAGAGGGGTGGTTTTtgcggaaggcgacaggTTGCACGAGTCACACGGACCGTCAGGCAGATTCAGCTTGAGGAATACAGACACTCAGTACTGCAAATTATGATACGCAGTGTCAGATTTCAATGATGTTGCTTTGTCTTTTTGACGCGGGGAGAGGGAGCTATTGAGGGCCAGCGAATGTGCTTTCACTAGAGTGTGCATGGGTGTGCCTAAGCATTCTGCACTTCTATCTGCCGAAACAGGTTTTGCCAGTCTTGTAAAACGGATGGGCCACATTGCTtaaggagggagaggcactGATCTGACATTTTGCGGCTGTAAATGCGCATCAGGACCTGAGGCTGGATCTCTACTCCATGGCCGCCGCCCTTTCGGATGACTTTCAGGTGTTAGACGAAGAGCTGACGGTGCTAGAAAAACAACAACTAGAATCGATGAGATGGTACCCCGAGTGCCGTCTTCTGGAGGCTTGGGGAGAAGTTAGAACCCGGCTGTCAGGTGCGTTGCACTGTAGACTGCTGTACATCAACGTGAGTCTTCGTCGGATGGGACCAGAGAGACCGAGGTGGAATATGGAAATCCTAAATTGCACTTGCAAATGGCCTCGTTGCAGACTCCTTTGAGCTTGCAGGTAGCACAACCTGTCATACCACCTAAAGGTCAGAACCATAGTGGTGAAACCGCTCAATTACCATGTGCGGGCAGCGTTCCACTCCCTTGCTGGACCACAGGATCACAAAACAGTGGGCAAGGCCAGCATATCCTACGAGCAGCGTAGGTGTCCCCCCAGATCCACACTCGACCAGAGGCACCGTAGTGAAACTTGGCCGTGAAAATGCGGCAGGCATGACTGCCCGCGCCTCTTAGCTCATGGACCTGTCACTACTGATGCCTGGGTGGATGCTCGAATATTTCTTCCGGGTTGTAGGACAAGATATTTGTCCGGTCGACTCTGACAAGAAATGGATGGAAACCTCAATTGACAACTTGGTTTCAATCTGCGTGGGAGCAAGAGAAAAGCAGGAGGCGTTGGCCAAGGCAGCAAATTCCAGCGGCTCTGCGCTACTTGATCGTGGCCTAGGAGATGATTTAACAACTACGAGCGCAGCGATGGCTACTACACAAATTCGAAACAGAGCCTGCCCCTCTtcactcgcctctcgcgagcCGAAAGAGAACATCTGCTCCGTCAACCAGACAAAAAAGCAGCAATAACAGGAAACGATCCAGCTAGATTTTCAGCCTTGCCCCGGTGAAGAACCGCGAAGCCGTCTCTTAATGACCGTTGCTGTGAAGCGCGGCTACCATTCACCTTTTATCTTCTTCGAAAATAAGTATGTAAGCGCATTTTCTGACGTAGCGTCGGTTCACGTGACGTGTGCCATGAATCCCTTGAAGTCTCGAGAGGGGACAGAGCAACTGCGGTCGACTACGCTAAACCAGCTTCAAAATATACTCTCAGGAGAAACCCAGCAACGCACTGCTTCTTACTGGAAGGATCACACCCTCATTGGCCAAATGAGGAACAGACGCCCCTCTCCGAGA
This portion of the Besnoitia besnoiti strain Bb-Ger1 chromosome VII, whole genome shotgun sequence genome encodes:
- a CDS encoding hypothetical protein (encoded by transcript BESB_078350), with the translated sequence MANDRSSSSPAVAGEKLKTGVYSPKQQALSDPCGATGKNYQPDWNKLQELLTCKYTQDLVDRHVSTFSKLCREYLLHYGGLPWTDLVHLTPLVRSLIKKFHAGTKEYAPALHDLCKVASLPFVSRGASEHLVHADAAIRFVLTLSDAAVPRVWSSHVVAATGGAEDAARVPGRDDGQVYHEALPPSQPSGVEAKTLSSEDVTCKSRSSAYPLYSTSSSLSNLPLFLIPPETPLQCHMAEDTSSTQTGRTTGTGFPNVDRREEALERIVPPFSGSGGVHLLSVWEKRSSDMPDKVPANDASVLGGDQRNLSLHSACETTADDRHLLRAPALPASPDVEAETATAQGSPVASSKREVIRSPLLHRGNDEWPTLADSVSIAFFDFLTAFAKQWQPAGGLNSASGDIAGLSSQPAAGVKPFLPFALPEFLPVVNLLKNVFLDPRTSRTVRSSIVQAMAPLSAWPLVASHLCECRVLTSLLGDVRLDASKYALRCAAPGVSDEDRIAVMDVLVNLADSGAGDETLVFPETTTTEDARALVESAAVSAKQVFESRACPHLEQTTNNLLCVIMLLSTHKRLLPLFASSGLLQRVVEECCDPVNDTTKETRAKRSSSAFEQKPPAQSTSAREYAPPSLAADQVESPIVPSCRGRSAHQAFKSGVQQSTADSPPCKGRIHCPSDCLGQSSKVNRGGAGDGANLRLDSALLQRSQSRCRALSTPSFPSERMGDVDTTERPVKNCGSHVLRENRSHSLYHGAPGPGLQEGNDRSGENPAPCRDILCWQTGEEWELTSCTQQSRGHLCRESDDDVERLKLGWITLANCLSDRDCQEEVRKSPFLRTVLHVLEAEVIPRRVKQHQLSPRHLSETQHRMLVVHAVECLRAALMHMTADFVNCGGLSLLLQLTSWRCFPKLTKDLLNLMLFVCVTSPDAARACTTLLRPAGSHDIHSGAVGTLVDWLRYCSSKKEASHLFEEFGTEERYSLSSQHSAVLLIATLGANSSEARAQLRHSAGLCLLVDEFHAIFSLLGCIQDSVSLTYLLCLVQCIWLAVVGDADNEEIFLQNSGLDIMLEFLQTVPRTLQRHLLGCLTELLQNSHAVHTCRKWRSKATGKTVMQILLHMWLQEQQRFCSITEGEAVQDIRRLLNPGILAPNSPLEGGTFDCSLSDAEPFDRAQRRLAKQAGSHHISTWCSSAQGHCQGASLAAPKKERSASSGCFRHSLRGFGGIAAPHRRRVRQPLELLHEKLDEQEPRDLRLDLYSMAAALSDDFQVLDEELTVLEKQQLESMRWYPECRLLEAWGEVRTRLSGQDICPVDSDKKWMETSIDNLVSICVGAREKQEALAKAANSSGSALLDRGLGDDLTTTSAAMATTQIRNRACPSSLASREPKENICSVNQTKKQQ